AGCGTTTCCCGCAGGTGCACCTGCATTGCTTTTCGGCGTCGGAGATCCTGCACTTTGCCGACCTGAACGGCCTCTCGGTCGAGGACACCATCAAGCGCCTGCGCGCTGCCGGCCTCGATTCCATCCCCGGTGGCGGCGCCGAGATCCTCGACGACGAGGTGCGCTACAAGATCGCCCGCCTCAAGTGCCTCACCGAGGACTGGCTCACCGTCCACCGCACCGCCCACCAACTGGGCATGCGTACCACCGCCACCATGATGTTCGGCTGCGGCGAGACCCTGGAGCACCGCGTCAACCACTTCCAGCGCATCTACGACCTGCAGGAGGAGACCGGGGGCTTCACCGCCTTCATCCCCTGGAGCTTCCAGCCCAAGAACACGGCGCTCGGCGGGCGCGGCTGGGATGAGGCCACCGCGGTCGAGTACCTGAAGACCCTGGCCATCGCGCGCCTCTTCCTCTCCAACTTCGAGAACGTGCAGTCGAGCTGGGTGACGCAGGGGCTGAAGGTGTGCCAGATGGGGCTGCGCTTCGGGGGCAACGACGTGGGCTCGGTCATGCTGGAGGAGAACGTGGTCAAAGCCGCGGGCACCTCCAACTGCACCACCGAGGAGGAACTGCGGCGCATCATCCGCGACGCCGGCTTCCGCCCCGCCCAGCGCGACACCCTCTACCGCACCCTGTTCCTGAATTGAGCGACGACTTCCGCATTCGCGCCGCTACTCCCGCCGACCTGGAGGTCATCCTCCACCACCGCCGCGCCATGTTCGAGGACATGGGCTATCGCGATCCGGCCGCGCTCGCGGCCACGCGCAGCAGCAGTGAGCCCTTCATCCGGCAAGGCCTGGCGGAGGGTTTCTACCGCGGCTGGCTGGCCCAGGACGGCGCCGGGCAGGTGGTGGCGGGAGGCGGCCTGGTGATCCATCCCTGGCTCGGCCACCCCGCCAGCCCTCAGCCCCGCCGGGCCTACATCCTGAACATCTACACCGAGCCCGAGTACCGCCGCCGCGGTCTGGCGCGGCGCATCCTGCAGGCCATCGTGGACTGGTGCCGTGCGGAGGGCTTCGCGGGGGTGGCGCTACACGCCAGCAACCAGGGCCGCGCCCTCTATGAGGCCCTGGGCTTCACAGCGACCAACGAAATGCGCCTCGATCTGAAATAGGGATGTCCGGGATCAGCGGCAGCGGCCGGGACCGGGCGGCTAGGCCTGTTCCGGGATGGGCTGGGTCTGGCTCTGCAGGTGGTGGACCGCAGTCAGCAGCCACTCGGTCTCGGAGCTTTGCCGCACCACCTCGCTGGTGGCCAGGACCCGGCTGGCCTTGATCGCCGAGGACTCCGTCATCAGGATCTCGACCTCCAGCTTGCGTCCCGGAACCAGCGGCTCGACCGCCAGGAACAGGACGCCGCTGGCGCTGACGTTCTTGGTCGTAGTATTCCGCCAGTGCGCGTCCCCGGTGGGGCGATAGCGCATGGGCAGCGTCAGCGAGAATCGGGGGGCGCCTCGCCTCTCGTCCATGTGGACGATTGTCCTCCTGCTTCTCCGCCGGCCGGTAGGTGCCGCTGGGCCATGTACCAGGGTAACTCGAGGGCGGCGGCCAAATCAGCCGCCCTCCGCGTCCTTTGGTCCCCGGCGTTCCACGGGACACAGGCCGGAGGAGGGACCGTCGCAGGCTGCCGACCTTCAAATTGAGGTAAAATTACTCGGTCTGGTTCGCCCTGAGTCGGGTTCCCTGTAGACCTTTTCTGCCCGGAGTGGTTCTCTGAGCGCTCTGATCCCAATCTGTCTGCTGGCTGCGGCGGCGCCGCAGAACCCCGTGGTGCGCTATTTCAAGAGCCAGTTCCTCGACACCACTTTCAAAGGGCTCTACCACGCCAACGCCTTCGACCTGGCGCTGCTGATCCCATACTTCACGGTGCTGATCCTGCTGGCCTCCTACGGCGTGCACCGCTACGTGCTGGTGTACCAGTACTATCGCGGTCGGAAGAACCAGTGCCGGCCGCCGGCGGAGGAGTTCGCCGAACTACCGCGGGTGACGGTGCAGCTTCCCATCTTCAACGAGCAGTTCGTGATCGAGAGGCTGGTGGAGGCGGTCTGCCGGCTCGACTACCCCAAGGACAAGCTCGACATCCAGGTGCTGGACGACTCCACCGACGAGACGGTGGAGGTGACGCGCAGGGTGGTAGAGCGCTACGCTGCCCTGGGCTATCCCGTCACTCATCTGCACCGCAGCAACCGCGAGGGCTACAAGGCGGGCGCGCTGCGGGAAGGCATGAAGAGCGCCCACGGCGAGTTCATCGCCATCTTCGACGCCGACTTCGTCCCCCCGGAGGACTTCCTGCTGCGCACCATCCACCACTTCACCGACCCCAAGGTGGGGATGGTGCAAGCGCGCTGGACGCACATCAACCGCAATTATTCCTTCCTCACCGAGGTGGAGGCCATCCTGCTGGACGGCCACTTCGTGCTGGAGCACGGGGCACGCTCCCGCCACGGCGTCTTTTTCAACTTCAACGGCACCGCCGGCATGTGGCGGCGCGCCGCCATCGAGGACGCGGGCGGCTGGCAGCACGACACCCTCACCGAGGATACCGACCTCTCCTACCGCGCCCAGCTCAAGGGATGGAAGTTCCTCTATCGCCAGGACATCGAGTGTCCGGCGGAGCTGCCGGTGGAGATGACCGCCTTCAAGACCCAGCAGGCGCGCTGGGCCAAGGGCCTGATCCAGACCTCGCTCAAGATCCTGCCGCAGGTGATGCGCAGCGACGTCCCCTTCAAGAACAAGTACGAGGCCTGGTATCACCTCACCGCCAACATCAGCTACCCGCTGATGATCGTGCTCTCGGTGCTGCTGCTGCCGGCCATGATCATCCGCTTCTACCAGGGCTGGTTCCAGATGCTCTACATCGACCTGCCCTTGTTCCTGGCCTCCACCTTCTCCATCTCCAGCTTCTACCTGGTCTCGCAGAAGGAGTTGTTCCCGGGGCGCTGGTTCCGCACCCTGCTCTTCCTGCCCTTCCTGATGGCGCTGGGCATCGGGCTGACGCTCACCAACTCGCGCGCCGTGCTGGAGGCGCTGCTGGGGCACAAGTCGGCCTTCGCGCGGACGCCCAAGTACAAGGTGGAGTCGAAGAAGGACCGGGTGCGCACCGGCAAGTACCGGCGCCGCCTGCTGGTGCTGCCCTGGATCGAGC
This genomic interval from Terriglobales bacterium contains the following:
- a CDS encoding PilZ domain-containing protein → MDERRGAPRFSLTLPMRYRPTGDAHWRNTTTKNVSASGVLFLAVEPLVPGRKLEVEILMTESSAIKASRVLATSEVVRQSSETEWLLTAVHHLQSQTQPIPEQA
- a CDS encoding CofH family radical SAM protein, which codes for RFPQVHLHCFSASEILHFADLNGLSVEDTIKRLRAAGLDSIPGGGAEILDDEVRYKIARLKCLTEDWLTVHRTAHQLGMRTTATMMFGCGETLEHRVNHFQRIYDLQEETGGFTAFIPWSFQPKNTALGGRGWDEATAVEYLKTLAIARLFLSNFENVQSSWVTQGLKVCQMGLRFGGNDVGSVMLEENVVKAAGTSNCTTEEELRRIIRDAGFRPAQRDTLYRTLFLN
- a CDS encoding GNAT family N-acetyltransferase, whose protein sequence is MSDDFRIRAATPADLEVILHHRRAMFEDMGYRDPAALAATRSSSEPFIRQGLAEGFYRGWLAQDGAGQVVAGGGLVIHPWLGHPASPQPRRAYILNIYTEPEYRRRGLARRILQAIVDWCRAEGFAGVALHASNQGRALYEALGFTATNEMRLDLK
- a CDS encoding cellulose synthase family protein, which encodes MVRYFKSQFLDTTFKGLYHANAFDLALLIPYFTVLILLASYGVHRYVLVYQYYRGRKNQCRPPAEEFAELPRVTVQLPIFNEQFVIERLVEAVCRLDYPKDKLDIQVLDDSTDETVEVTRRVVERYAALGYPVTHLHRSNREGYKAGALREGMKSAHGEFIAIFDADFVPPEDFLLRTIHHFTDPKVGMVQARWTHINRNYSFLTEVEAILLDGHFVLEHGARSRHGVFFNFNGTAGMWRRAAIEDAGGWQHDTLTEDTDLSYRAQLKGWKFLYRQDIECPAELPVEMTAFKTQQARWAKGLIQTSLKILPQVMRSDVPFKNKYEAWYHLTANISYPLMIVLSVLLLPAMIIRFYQGWFQMLYIDLPLFLASTFSISSFYLVSQKELFPGRWFRTLLFLPFLMALGIGLTLTNSRAVLEALLGHKSAFARTPKYKVESKKDRVRTGKYRRRLLVLPWIELLIGSYFAAAVYYAMVNMNYITVPFLVIFVLGYWYTGLMSLLQGRLSALAQLLRPQSELEIHEKPFPVGV